The DNA window TGTTTCGCCTTTGTCAACCTTCGTCCGGCTGTGCCTGGTATGCTACTTCTATAAACTCTTCCATGTCCTCACTTCTTTGATGATCATGTCATCCatgtttaatatatatatatatatatatatacacacaccaCTTTGTTATTGATTTGTCTTTTCATTTTGCAGGTCATATCCTTTGAAATGGAGTAGTGTTTTGACTTTTGAGTAGATTTGACATAGTGGCACTGTTTTGTTAAGAAATCTTAAAGAATTGTTCTCCATAGCCAGAATTTTTCCAGAAACAGTTTCCCCAATTAGCAATTTTAAATATTCCAGAACATCAACACCTTACATAATGCTTGATTTTCACATTGTTACTAGCTGAATGTAAAAGCCTCAAGGCTCTTAGGAACACATATTATTTTGATTGACTTAACACTATTTAATACATGTTCTGATCTGTCCAAAGCGCGAAGTTAAGCGTGTTGCTGATCTCACTGCTGAAGAGATTACTGATCTGTGGATGATATCACAGAAAGTTGGTAGGCAGCTTGAGAGCTATCATAAGGCATCATCACTTACATTTTGTATCCAAGTAAGAGTTGAACAAAGTGTGTTTACTAAGTACACCTATATCATGCATTATCATTGTATTGTCACGTCAGTAAAAGTATTCGACTTAACAATCATCGTGAGGCGGGACTTATAGCCTATAGTAGATGCATCTGGTTGCCCTAACCACCTCTCCAGTGTGTCAACATAACATGCCTCTATAGGATAGTACACGCTGCAGAGCACTAATCTTTAAACAGAGTGTTTTCCATGTCTTGAACATTATCCAAGTGTGAAATAAAACTTCCTTGTATCCTACAATTTGCAAAATCTAACCAAATGATATTTTTCTGAACCTTAGGATGGGCCACAAGCAGGTCAATCAGTACCTCATGTTCATATCCATATCCTTCCTCGGATGAGTCGTGATTATGAGAACAATGATGACATTTATGAAGATGTAAGATTCAAACTTCTTATTTACTtttgtttctcttattttgtctgTTTTATACTGCTAATTCTTCTAATACT is part of the Arachis duranensis cultivar V14167 chromosome 1, aradu.V14167.gnm2.J7QH, whole genome shotgun sequence genome and encodes:
- the LOC107474258 gene encoding bifunctional bis(5'-adenosyl)-triphosphatase/adenylylsulfatase FHIT isoform X1, which codes for MSSLANSNKIMAPEYYDFGPYKIHHSSVFYTNDLCFAFVNLRPAVPGHVLICPKREVKRVADLTAEEITDLWMISQKVGRQLESYHKASSLTFCIQDGPQAGQSVPHVHIHILPRMSRDYENNDDIYEDINKKEKELKEKLEVDKERKDRSLEEMALEADEYRKFII
- the LOC107474258 gene encoding bifunctional bis(5'-adenosyl)-triphosphatase/adenylylsulfatase FHIT isoform X2 — its product is MAPEYYDFGPYKIHHSSVFYTNDLCFAFVNLRPAVPGHVLICPKREVKRVADLTAEEITDLWMISQKVGRQLESYHKASSLTFCIQDGPQAGQSVPHVHIHILPRMSRDYENNDDIYEDINKKEKELKEKLEVDKERKDRSLEEMALEADEYRKFII